One stretch of Shewanella sp. Arc9-LZ DNA includes these proteins:
- a CDS encoding amidohydrolase, with protein MRTEYLALSVALCLASLSANTMAQTTLMHHVNGYTLVDGKLQTFNAIQFTDDKIDRLFTLNQALPSATDITSIDGKGKTLLPGLIDAHGHVLGYGLSLLTADLTNTSSEQQAVERAQAFSKNNPTDGWLMGRGWNQELWDSKQFPTKESLDKAFKANPVSFGRVDGHAIWVNSKALALAGISSTTVAPEGGEIVKDEQGNPTGVLIDNAMNLVFNIVPDLNQQQLQSTLTLAMDSLASYGLTSVHDAGINIDNIKAYQQLAANNAMSVRVNGMLSVEDPRFTTILKQGHITTANDMFKVDSVKISADGALGSRGAALIKEYSDQPGHKGLMLYSDDQLGKLILQSMKAGFQVNTHAIGDNANQVVLDKYQTAIAATDSKALRHRIEHAQILDLADIPRFAQLGVIASIQATHATSDKNMAENRLGKARLAGAYAWRKLLNANAVIANGSDFPIESPNPFFGLHASVTRQDHVNQPLDGWLATEKLSRIEALKSFTIDAAYAGHQEQLLGSLEPGKKADFILVEDDYFTIDPQQIWQNKVIATWVNGRKVFAQE; from the coding sequence ATGAGAACGGAATATTTAGCGCTATCAGTGGCATTATGTTTGGCTAGTTTAAGCGCAAACACCATGGCACAAACCACACTGATGCATCATGTTAATGGCTACACGCTCGTCGACGGAAAACTGCAAACCTTCAATGCTATCCAATTTACTGACGACAAAATTGATCGACTATTTACCTTAAACCAAGCCTTACCGAGTGCAACTGATATCACCTCAATTGATGGCAAAGGTAAAACCTTATTACCTGGATTAATCGACGCCCACGGTCATGTGCTAGGGTATGGTTTGAGTTTATTAACCGCAGACTTGACCAACACCAGTAGCGAACAACAAGCCGTTGAACGCGCGCAAGCATTTAGTAAAAACAACCCGACTGATGGATGGTTAATGGGCCGAGGTTGGAACCAAGAGTTATGGGACAGCAAACAATTCCCGACTAAAGAAAGCCTAGATAAAGCCTTTAAAGCTAATCCGGTATCATTTGGCCGAGTTGACGGTCATGCCATTTGGGTTAACAGCAAAGCGTTAGCACTCGCGGGAATTTCGTCAACCACAGTGGCACCAGAAGGCGGTGAAATTGTCAAAGACGAGCAAGGTAATCCTACTGGTGTATTAATCGATAATGCGATGAACTTAGTGTTTAACATCGTCCCCGATCTCAATCAGCAGCAATTACAATCAACCTTAACCCTAGCGATGGATAGCCTAGCGTCATACGGGCTAACCAGTGTGCACGATGCCGGCATCAACATCGACAACATCAAGGCATACCAACAATTAGCAGCGAACAATGCCATGAGCGTGCGGGTTAATGGCATGCTATCGGTTGAAGACCCTCGCTTTACCACCATCTTAAAGCAAGGCCATATCACCACTGCTAATGACATGTTTAAAGTCGACAGCGTTAAAATATCAGCCGATGGCGCGCTTGGCAGCCGTGGTGCGGCGTTAATCAAAGAATATTCAGACCAACCCGGCCATAAAGGCTTAATGCTGTATTCAGACGATCAACTCGGCAAACTGATTTTACAGTCGATGAAAGCAGGCTTTCAGGTTAATACCCACGCCATTGGCGACAACGCCAATCAAGTGGTACTCGATAAATACCAAACCGCCATTGCAGCAACCGACTCAAAAGCATTACGCCATCGCATTGAACATGCACAAATTCTCGATTTAGCCGACATACCGCGCTTTGCCCAACTTGGGGTTATCGCATCGATTCAAGCAACCCACGCCACCAGCGACAAAAATATGGCCGAAAACCGTTTAGGTAAAGCCCGCTTGGCCGGTGCTTATGCGTGGCGCAAGCTGTTAAACGCTAATGCCGTCATCGCCAATGGTTCAGACTTCCCTATTGAATCACCCAACCCATTTTTTGGATTGCATGCATCCGTAACCCGCCAAGACCATGTTAACCAACCACTAGACGGCTGGCTCGCTACTGAAAAACTATCACGCATCGAAGCACTCAAAAGCTTCACCATCGACGCCGCCTACGCAGGCCATCAAGAACAGTTATTAGGCTCATTAGAACCCGGTAAAAAAGCAGACTTTATCCTAGTCGAAGATGACTATTTTACAATCGACCCACAACAGATTTGGCAAAACAAAGTCATTGCCACCTGGGTAAATGGCCGCAAGGTATTTGCACAAGAGTAA
- a CDS encoding YdcH family protein, translating into MLGESHALLVDFPEYQDKISLLTANDTEFAEDAKRYHKLDTEIRKLELRNTPTSDDFIEQAKLDRLVLKDKLYQLFTQA; encoded by the coding sequence ATGTTAGGTGAAAGCCATGCGTTATTAGTTGATTTCCCTGAGTATCAAGACAAGATTTCATTGTTAACCGCCAATGATACTGAGTTTGCTGAAGATGCGAAGCGGTATCATAAATTAGATACTGAAATTCGTAAGCTGGAGTTACGCAATACTCCAACAAGTGATGACTTTATTGAGCAAGCAAAGCTTGACCGTTTGGTATTAAAAGATAAGTTGTATCAGTTGTTTACCCAAGCTTAA
- a CDS encoding DUF885 family protein, with the protein MKKLLNVLIISLLVSACSDPATPENNSNSITATAGKSATKLSLKQQVESITKDYFVLRPEIATYYGVSDASINAKVMSKLTDYSPSGETHRRKGLKAILSQLNDIDATSLTPSETISLNAIKSEVKGALLPAQTVNYGTVLGEYGVWFLPYAVNHLSGLQIEFPGYMEDKFSVTNTDEANAYLNRLSIYPAAMGTLIDKLNHDADIGVIPPDFVIDNTLRGLQAQISGPANSHPLVTSFNAKLNAAKVADSDTLVKSAVELVDTKYYAATRQLIAALEAVRPKATHEAGIGRLPQGAKLYQTLIQHLGNSTKTADEIHQLGLAEVARITAEMDGLLKEVGYVDGTVGERMQVLLNDPQYLYPNTPEGKQQLMADIDADLALVDAKLPDWFGRLPNQDVAIEAVPDSRAASTSGAFYDAPSQDGSRKGTFWISLYDTASLPSYSLQTLTYHETNPGHHLQTIIGLSDELPLLSTVFYSNAAGEGWALYAERLAAEMGIYANDPIDNIGRLQSELHRAVRLVVDTGMHAKGWSREQAIDYAVATEGIHLSEATGEIERYTVWPGQALGYKLGELKIIELRTKAKQVLGDKFDIKVFHDRLLENGALPLDLMEQKINQWLASETAA; encoded by the coding sequence ATGAAAAAACTTCTCAATGTCTTAATCATCAGTCTGCTCGTCAGCGCATGTTCAGATCCAGCAACACCTGAAAATAATTCCAACTCTATCACCGCAACAGCGGGAAAGTCTGCTACTAAGCTCAGTCTTAAGCAGCAAGTAGAGTCGATCACTAAAGACTATTTTGTACTCAGACCTGAAATTGCCACTTATTATGGCGTGAGCGACGCAAGCATCAATGCCAAAGTGATGTCTAAACTCACCGACTACAGCCCATCGGGTGAAACCCATCGTCGCAAAGGGCTTAAGGCAATACTGAGTCAACTCAACGATATTGATGCAACAAGCTTAACTCCCTCAGAAACGATCAGCTTAAACGCGATAAAGTCTGAAGTGAAAGGCGCTTTATTACCTGCTCAAACAGTGAATTATGGCACGGTATTAGGCGAGTATGGCGTGTGGTTTTTACCCTATGCCGTAAACCATTTATCGGGTTTGCAAATTGAATTCCCCGGTTACATGGAAGACAAATTTTCCGTTACCAATACCGATGAAGCGAACGCTTATTTAAACCGTTTAAGCATATACCCTGCAGCGATGGGTACGCTTATCGATAAGCTTAACCATGATGCCGACATAGGCGTCATTCCACCGGACTTTGTCATTGATAACACACTGCGTGGGTTACAGGCCCAAATCAGCGGCCCTGCAAACAGCCATCCTTTAGTAACCAGCTTTAACGCTAAACTTAACGCAGCCAAAGTGGCCGATAGCGATACATTGGTAAAGTCTGCAGTTGAGTTAGTAGACACTAAATACTATGCCGCCACCCGCCAATTGATTGCAGCTTTAGAAGCGGTACGTCCAAAAGCAACTCATGAAGCAGGCATTGGGCGTTTACCCCAAGGGGCGAAGTTATATCAAACGCTTATCCAGCATTTAGGCAACTCGACCAAAACTGCTGATGAAATTCATCAACTCGGTTTAGCTGAAGTCGCCCGGATTACTGCCGAGATGGACGGGCTACTCAAAGAAGTCGGTTATGTTGATGGCACCGTCGGTGAGCGCATGCAGGTGTTACTCAACGACCCACAATATCTTTACCCTAATACCCCTGAAGGTAAGCAACAACTAATGGCCGATATTGATGCCGACTTAGCCTTGGTTGATGCAAAATTACCAGACTGGTTTGGTCGCTTGCCTAATCAAGATGTGGCTATTGAAGCGGTACCAGACAGCCGTGCAGCTTCTACTAGCGGCGCATTTTACGATGCCCCTTCGCAAGATGGTTCACGCAAAGGCACCTTCTGGATAAGCTTGTATGACACAGCATCACTGCCATCTTATTCATTACAGACCTTGACCTACCACGAGACTAATCCAGGTCATCATTTACAAACCATTATTGGCTTATCTGATGAATTACCGCTGCTAAGTACAGTGTTTTATTCCAATGCGGCTGGCGAAGGTTGGGCTTTATATGCCGAACGTTTAGCGGCCGAAATGGGCATTTATGCTAATGACCCTATCGACAACATTGGCCGTTTGCAGTCAGAGTTACATCGTGCAGTTCGCCTGGTGGTTGATACAGGCATGCACGCCAAAGGCTGGAGCCGTGAACAAGCCATTGACTACGCGGTGGCAACTGAAGGGATTCATTTATCAGAAGCCACCGGCGAAATTGAGCGCTATACCGTTTGGCCAGGCCAAGCACTCGGCTATAAGTTAGGTGAGCTGAAAATTATCGAACTACGTACCAAAGCCAAGCAAGTCTTAGGTGATAAGTTTGATATTAAAGTGTTCCACGATCGCTTATTAGAAAATGGCGCATTGCCATTAGATTTAATGGAGCAAAAAATTAATCAGTGGTTAGCCAGCGAAACGGCTGCGTAA
- a CDS encoding haloacid dehalogenase type II, with product MLNTSSAFAKNLADTAVQAPLVKPKVIIFDVNETLLDLENMRASVGKALNGREDLLPLWFSTMLHHSLVVSATGDYQTFGSIGVASLQMVAEINGIAITPEQAKTAILTPLRSLPAHPDVAEGLAKLKAQGYKLVTLTNSSLEGVTLQLKNANLSQYFDANLSIESVGVFKPHLKTYQWAIKDLGVNANEALMVAAHGWDIAGADKAGLQTAFIRRQGKVLFPLAAQPDYNVLDVNELASTLAKFN from the coding sequence ATGCTTAATACCAGTAGCGCTTTTGCTAAAAATCTAGCAGATACTGCGGTGCAAGCACCATTAGTTAAGCCTAAAGTGATTATTTTTGATGTGAATGAAACCTTGTTAGATCTTGAAAATATGCGCGCCTCTGTGGGTAAAGCGCTTAATGGCCGTGAAGATTTACTGCCATTATGGTTCTCAACCATGCTGCATCATTCTTTAGTAGTTTCAGCTACAGGTGATTACCAAACGTTTGGTAGCATTGGCGTTGCGTCACTGCAAATGGTCGCCGAAATCAACGGCATTGCCATTACACCAGAACAAGCTAAAACCGCCATTTTAACGCCACTTCGTTCATTACCCGCTCACCCAGATGTTGCGGAAGGTTTAGCTAAATTGAAGGCCCAAGGCTACAAACTAGTCACCTTAACCAATTCATCATTGGAAGGCGTAACCTTACAGCTTAAAAATGCTAATTTAAGCCAGTATTTTGATGCCAACTTAAGCATAGAGTCTGTTGGAGTATTTAAGCCGCATTTAAAAACGTACCAATGGGCCATTAAAGATTTAGGTGTTAATGCAAATGAAGCGTTAATGGTTGCCGCGCACGGCTGGGATATTGCCGGTGCAGATAAAGCAGGCTTACAAACCGCCTTTATTCGTCGCCAAGGTAAAGTGTTGTTCCCACTAGCAGCACAACCAGACTACAACGTACTGGATGTAAACGAATTAGCCAGCACCCTAGCTAAGTTCAACTAG
- the mtnC gene encoding acireductone synthase yields MSIRAIIVDTAGTTTDLNFIQDVLFPYSRKAMAEFLEQNQHNVVVDYCISDVKDIALEPDATLERVTEILQQWIDEDRKLTPLKTLQGLIWKQGYNRVEFTGHIYPDFIDSIERIKEKGIRIYSFSSGSVEAQKLLFSHTEAGDLTGSFNGHFDTRTGNKLDKQAYCNICNTISLKPKQILFVSDVAEELKAAEAAGMTTCQMIRFADQRQATCKKISSFSELAFD; encoded by the coding sequence ATGAGTATTAGAGCTATTATCGTTGATACCGCCGGTACCACTACCGATCTTAACTTTATTCAGGATGTGTTATTTCCTTACTCAAGAAAAGCGATGGCTGAATTTCTTGAGCAAAACCAACATAACGTTGTGGTTGATTACTGTATCAGCGATGTTAAAGATATTGCCTTAGAACCAGACGCGACACTCGAACGAGTCACTGAGATTTTACAGCAATGGATCGATGAAGACCGTAAACTAACACCACTTAAAACCCTACAAGGATTAATCTGGAAACAAGGTTATAACCGCGTAGAGTTTACTGGCCACATTTACCCTGACTTTATCGATAGCATTGAGCGCATTAAAGAAAAAGGCATTCGTATTTACAGCTTCTCTTCTGGCTCTGTCGAAGCGCAAAAGCTGTTATTTAGCCACACCGAAGCAGGTGATTTAACCGGTTCGTTCAATGGTCACTTTGATACCCGCACGGGCAATAAGTTAGACAAACAAGCCTACTGTAATATTTGCAACACCATTAGCTTGAAGCCAAAGCAGATTTTATTTGTATCGGACGTAGCAGAAGAGCTCAAAGCAGCAGAAGCCGCAGGCATGACAACTTGCCAAATGATCCGCTTTGCTGACCAACGCCAAGCTACGTGCAAAAAAATAAGCAGCTTTAGTGAGTTAGCGTTCGATTAA
- a CDS encoding alpha/beta hydrolase-fold protein: MLTIGKKRYFKWPSLWAKSLSICALLLSFFHASVVFATEMLPPTTETLSVKSALFSEQADFLVTLPNSYTKQTDKRYVVLFDLHPRSHLYLAGMHDWMSHNGGWPWLETIIVTAPDGHQGLGKLKQRAIEQQGDQALLDFFEHDLLPAIDKRYRTNGFRIFNGFTGNAGLVLYSLINRPSLFNAYIAASPVLSTDFAYVLNDAPKNLKKMDGKPRFLFVSTSDSDFEQRQLDSFAKLEDIIQTNANAKLNYQIKRFDGSYYMTQPILATALGIEKIFNDVHTVLAADSEVSQQGTKAILAYYKRLSDEVYGFDVPAIDSLLALGNSLVQAAPQQAIGVYQDTLKAYPKAHSAYHELASVYAATGKITQAIEAEQQALASTDHPFYQNKYTKQLAAFQNQAK; the protein is encoded by the coding sequence ATGCTTACAATAGGGAAAAAACGTTATTTCAAATGGCCGAGCTTATGGGCTAAAAGCCTGTCTATATGCGCATTATTACTAAGCTTTTTTCATGCTAGTGTGGTGTTTGCTACTGAAATGTTGCCGCCAACGACCGAAACCTTGAGTGTGAAGTCTGCTTTATTTAGCGAGCAAGCCGATTTTTTGGTGACCTTACCAAACAGTTATACCAAGCAAACCGATAAGCGCTACGTGGTGTTATTTGACTTACATCCTCGTAGCCATTTGTATTTAGCGGGTATGCATGACTGGATGAGTCATAATGGCGGCTGGCCGTGGTTAGAAACCATTATTGTTACAGCACCCGATGGCCATCAAGGCTTGGGAAAATTAAAACAGCGTGCGATAGAGCAGCAGGGCGATCAAGCACTATTGGACTTTTTTGAGCACGATTTACTGCCCGCAATTGATAAACGCTATCGCACCAATGGCTTTCGTATTTTTAACGGCTTCACTGGCAATGCAGGTTTAGTGCTATACAGCTTAATTAATCGCCCTAGCTTATTTAATGCCTATATTGCTGCCAGCCCAGTATTATCAACAGACTTTGCTTATGTGCTCAATGATGCGCCTAAAAATCTCAAAAAAATGGACGGCAAACCAAGATTTCTATTTGTTAGCACCAGTGATAGCGACTTTGAACAAAGGCAGCTGGATTCGTTTGCTAAGCTTGAAGATATTATTCAAACCAATGCCAATGCTAAATTGAACTATCAAATAAAGCGTTTTGACGGCAGCTATTATATGACTCAACCTATTTTGGCGACGGCATTAGGTATCGAGAAGATATTTAACGATGTTCACACTGTTCTAGCGGCGGATTCAGAAGTATCGCAACAAGGGACTAAAGCGATTCTAGCCTACTATAAACGGTTGTCTGATGAGGTTTATGGCTTTGATGTGCCAGCAATTGATTCGCTGTTAGCTTTAGGTAATAGTTTAGTTCAAGCAGCACCACAGCAAGCGATTGGGGTTTATCAAGATACGCTGAAAGCCTACCCTAAAGCGCATTCGGCCTACCATGAGTTAGCCAGTGTTTATGCTGCTACAGGCAAAATAACTCAGGCTATTGAAGCTGAACAACAAGCGTTAGCGAGTACCGACCATCCGTTCTATCAAAACAAATACACTAAGCAATTAGCCGCGTTTCAAAACCAAGCTAAATAA